From Aricia agestis chromosome 11, ilAriAges1.1, whole genome shotgun sequence, a single genomic window includes:
- the LOC121731665 gene encoding uncharacterized protein LOC121731665 — MNRVERNCLAEVLKLYKNNPILWNKKDPYYKKPELRNEAYHILLEKYNTVYVGRGMKNLKKKIDCMRTSWLREKKKVEESRRRGDNPVYTPTLWFYKMLDFLDPNFEDSVAEYTDSENTFDNEVEYLEPLESDDDEYEPEEKKPNIEHTFEIEPRLLPKYRQNRKSDDYDPLDGPVSNEARGRAESEAFGKIVGLQLLELDRYQRSVAQKLISDVIFYARLNKLSDKSFLSI; from the exons ATGAATCGAGTAGAGAGAAACTGCCTTGCAGAAGTTCTTAAGCTATACAAGAATAACCCAATATTGTGGAATAAAAAGGATCCGTACTACAAAAAGCCCGAACTTCGAAATGAGGCTTATCATATTTTGCTGGAGAAATACAACACGGTGTACGTTGGTCGCGGAATgaagaatttgaaaaaaaaaattgactgcATGAGAACATCATGGCTACGAGAGAAGAAAAAG GTGGAGGAGTCCCGGCGACGCGGGGACAACCCGGTGTACACGCCGACGCTGTGGTTCTACAAAATGCTGGACTTCCTCGACCCCAACTTCGAAGATTCTGTAGCTGAGTACACTGACTCCGAAAACACCTTC GATAATGAGGTCGAATATCTGGAACCTCTCGAAAGCGACGATGACGAGTACGAGCCGGAAGAGAAGAAACCAAACATTGAGCATACATTTGAAATTGAACCGAGACTTTTACCGAAATACAGACAAAATAGGAAGAGTGATGATTACGATCCCCTCGACGGGCCGGTGTCTAATGAAGCTCGAGGCAGGGCGGAATCCGAGGCGTTTGGTAAAATTGTTGGTCTCCAGCTGTTGGAATTGGACAGGTATCAGCGGTCAGTAGCACAGAAACTCATCTCTGACGTCATATTCTATGCCCGACTGAACAAACTTTCCGACAAATCTTTTTTGTCTATCTAA